agataccaacaaaaaaatcaccctttagcttCTAACCACAACTAGCAACTTGGAACTAATCCAGCGTAATTTCTTCAAGCAAACATTTTTCAAGATCACTAATTGTAACTCGAACTCTTAATTGAATGTGAAATGAGAGAATAAATTTGAAATACCATTGATTTACCTTAATTTTACATACGTCAGTATACAAAGTATAACAGATGTAAGAATACAGATACATATTTCGGATGACAATTACATCTTTATTCAGTAATACTTTCTAAACAGTGTGTAGAATCAATAGAATTCAATGGTATTTCGAATTACTGCTCTCAATGTTCAGGATACTGAGTTGGGTTCGCATTTAGCAACGATGATGTGAATAACGAACTTAATCTGGTTACCACTCTGACTACTGCCAAACTGTCTTTTCGTGGTAAGCTCCGAATCTAATTTCATTGTCGTTAATCTGAAATTCGAGTCAGTTTCCAATTCTTATATCGGATTAACTCACATCAGTCCGATTTTGTCCGATTCCAAGTTTCGTGAAAATGGTTTGTTTGAAGAACTAATTGCTTAGAGAAATAACCTCAGCATCTCTATTTTGCTATATTTTGCTGTAGAATCCACTAGTGTGAAATCATTGACATCTGAAAAatgtccaccctaactgctgtcaaaccgtttgtttaaaGCAGGGGTtctcaaagtggtcgatatagaccccttggggtcgatatcctttttgcgggggtcgacgtaaatgaaaactgactatggtgGTCgaagaggtctagaaatcgatcccctattgtttgatataagctgttatttgaaatatttatgctAAAAAAGTTATGTTTATTCGACCATTCAcagaggcccttattaccgttctcacttccactttcacattcacttcacttacatgtcacttcacttgattttacctattaccagtatcacgcatagtgaagcggtcactgtagtgaaaaaaaaaattttcgacaaaatgttggtggcgtgatgttcatgacatcaagttcatccaagtaattacttttgtctctgaagcgacatCCGTAATAAGGACATACTTTCACTTcttttgatttccaccgtgaagtgatacccataataagggtcagaAATTGGTTAGTATTTcatatcaatattaaaaaagcaagaaattgaaaattgctAAGTACGAAACCAAAACAGTTTCGCGAAAAGTGTTTGATTGACGAAAATACCGTGGGCCAGTTTCTGTTTTATCCGCCGAATACGACAttagggcatgttcagaagcgttctagttctagatgcataatttatgtcagttttaaaatttaaatctaaaaattataacaaaataaactggcagccccagcaacgttttatctgtgtttctaagagcgaattcagcagctagaagttctatatggaagatctataatagaacataaACTGGAACATAAACTGGATCCCCagaaagccgttctagttttatttattcgaccagtttttctgtcaaatttaaaactggtctacgatgccgttttattttttatatatttgaaacacgagtaaaacactgctggggctgccagtttttcttgttatgaaatccagatttaaattttgtaactgacataatttatgcatctagaacaagAACACTACTAAATATGCCctaatgtgatgtgatgtgaagtgaagccaccatcagttcaaggacaatgcagtataataccatacaacatattatataataacataaaagacaaaaaaaaaacatgtcagacgataatatatgaaataatatgctatgatacaatataacagtttatgtggcagtgtaagttacgcttttctaataataataatttaaataattaaaataattataataataatattgttttatttatttgaacagttcgactgtcaaatttaaaactggtatacgctgccgttgtattttttctatattaggtcatattcaggagtgttctagttctagaattataatgtcataatttatgtcagttttaaaatttaaatctagaaattataacaacataaactggcagccccagcagcgttttatctgtttaaaatatagaaaaaatagaacggcagtgtataccagttttaaatttgatagtagaactggtcgaataaataaaactaaaacggattgctggggatacgtttgtttcagtttcatttacattatagaccacccatataaatcttgcagctgctgaatttgctcttagtattaaaatcaaatatatGACCAATTTCAGTACTATGCTTTTGGCATcatatagctgaatatatctacTTTACGTGATGTGACAGATGTTGAGTCATGCCGTAACGTTTGAAAGGCCAATCAAAATCACAATAATAAAATCACGCTGTtcttagtattgtgaaacttcaaAGGGAGTAAacaacacacacttaacagcaaAGCCCACTCAAGTGATATAATTAGAACAAGTGGCTCGTCTATGTTCAAACGGTTCACTTCAATGAAGCAAATCAGTTTGACAAATAGACATGTGTTTATATTATTGTGACAAACACTATACGCTTTTgcaatcattattattatcaaataatggaaatgtttttttctgaattttcgtatgcaaaaattgaaaatcattttctatTTTCCCCAACAACAACATCAACCAATCGGAGTTCTGACGTTCACATtccattggaaaaaaaacaacgtctgtgaaaggattgcgcaaaattcactatctcgGTGATAAAAACTCGAAAACACTTTCATCGAATACAAGAGTATTTGTAGACAGCCCAGAACGAGCAATTGTGCTTTGATAATGAACTTGCACGGCAAGCCATCAACCAGACTTCCCGAGGACAACACAGGTCAAGTTTGGTGCTGCCAGCGATTCCAGCGTTtttggacccagtcggtgcgcATTAAGTGTGGCGCAACATCGAGTTGATAATGAAGAGTGCGGCGACGTGCACGAGTTTTCCACTTCCTCATTCGACACACTATCAGCATGCCTTTCGCAAACACGTGAATTCATTTAGCGACGCGCTTAGTAACCTTATCAAATTTCTCTCCACCTTACAGCAACTCGTACGCGCTGACGAAAGATGAACTTGCCAAATACATTGACGACCCGTTCTGGAGCCGAGTTCGGCAAATCTGTTTCTCCCTTTACTGGCTGTTGTGTCTGGTGGCTTTAGCAATCTCCTGTTATATTTCCGTGTCAGCAAGTAGCAACAAATTTTGCGACGCTATCTCCAATGGATCACAAACCGACGACCTAACGAGCTCATCCAGTGTGATGACAATTTCTGCATCTATGGAAATCGGATGCAATACTGAAAACGCCAATATTATGTTTCCTTTGCTCAGCCAGTCGACGTGAAACTGAACCTGTCCAAACAGGACGAGATTGCTGTGATCGAACTAATCGTAGTTTTAGGCTTGTGACGAATTTCCATGATAGTCTGATCAATATTTATTTCTGTTCAGTTAACTATAGTACCTCATAAATGACAACGTCACTTAAGTGCAACTCATCGGAACATCTGGAATGGCGATCCGATTACATTATTAAGCTTATAGAATAGAACAACCACTGATAACTCATCTGCATGCGTGGCAATACGATGAATATACAACAAACCTTGCACTTGTTTATCAAATTACATTAGCGCATGGTTGAGAAATGGAACATAACCTTTTACAATGTCTCCAAATACAAGCTCCTGATTAAACCGGGTAGCGGCTAGAAGATGCATTTCAGCGCGTGATTATACATTAGTAAGATTGTACAGAACCGATAAGACAgtccttgaaaaaaaaaaactgatgtaATCTTAGGAGAAATTTCTTCAGCTTCATTGCCCCGCGTTCGTAAATAAATTTCATTGATTAGAGCGACCGTCGCGTCgcgtaaataaataataaaatatgttgaatatttgtaaaactgaaatgtagtttTTGTTTGAGAATCTTCCTAAAATACGGCTTACATTACTTAATTACATCACTCAAATCATGAATTCTGCTGCGGAAAAAATCAACCTTTGACCGAAAACCCGGGAATCCCTTATGTAATATACCATACGGTTCAGCTCGATGAGGTCGGAAAACGGCTAAATTGATCTCAACAATCTTAGGCTTGTTTTAGAGATATAAAGGTAAAAGTGACAAAACCGACAAACGGCATTTCCTTTTGCATACTGAACTTTTTCAGCGATGACGAGAGTAAACTTCTATGAATCATCTCCGATCGAAAGTCGGCTTTTCCAACAATTCTCTATCGTTTCTATGgataaaggcaaaaagtaacggattttaaacaaactaataaAAGTTGAAGTTATGTAGTTGAAATTACGAATATAACCACTTGCGCCTCGACCCAAAGTATGTCAATACAGGAAACAAAGTTGCACTTGTTTCAAGACCATAATATCCGGTAATTGAAGATGACATTCGCGACTTGTGCCGTTAACGTCACCGCTATCAATGGAACAGTAAAATGGGTTTACGATAAACGTTTCGATAACGTTTATATGTACTATTAGAGTAAGACAAATCAAAACCACCTGCCcgtttgctttcaacgaattctatagcgcgtctcgacgaagaacacttgccagcatcatgggataaagatgatctgggtcggtggatgcactcaattattcctaaaatatcgacaaaggcatggttcaggagactggatgtgagtagaaatttcattcgtgtgatgtccagactcattgccaatcactacacgttagatgcacatctcctttaagttggactttccgagactattcattgtgcttgtggcgaaggttatcgcaatattgatcatgtcgtttggacatgcgtggggtATCGTgacgtcagatctcaactaataaattccttgcgtacccgaggtagactatccaatgtcccagttcgcgacattcttgctcgtCGTGACCTTccctacatgaaacttctttatcatttcgttAAGTCCATTGCaggttgttgttttaactaaactgtcatttttaacTTATCATTCTGGCAATATAGCACccagcaaagacacgcaccacaaacgagtaatgaaacgttacagttgagcaatgacatatACCCTAAGCGAAAAATGAATCGTTTCAATGTCTCTGTTATTTTATCAAATGTTTTACTGCTAGTCTCTTCGGggagcagctaatcgttcaccgcttgaacaacgaaattttgcctaagtagctgcttatagctttatcactaaactcacagatgATATAGAAATGCACCAAAAGATTATATTTCCCAAAAGGGAATTCACCAgcaaaatggtcacagattaaCAGCATTAAGAAATTTTCCCTCCTCTTTGCAGAATGGCGCGCTGGAAGAGCttttttgatttcgttttcaagaatgttcgAAAATACATAACTcgcaaatgaaattaaaaattttatgctgTAGGAATACCTATCCAGTACATgggaaacttgttttacaattgacttttatgttcttctgcatacttttacTCACATGAAACGGCCCttacgtaactgacataaatgactTTCATTtgcagtgaaaattttcaatatgaaacgtttctggtgagatgaagaggatttttgttttgcgttttgctgtcttcgttctccgccaagcaatttcgtttacctgaatggttatgacaaaatcaacagatatgttagttaaatcaacattttagttgaaacaacgagAACGtagaacaacaattgcaatattgcaatGTTGTGATCTGTGGATTCTCCGTGGAATATTattcacagaagtaacaggagtgcaggctATTGCTGTGTGCCTGAGAcatgctgacaatgctgcgctcctgttacttctataagtcaaattcatgctaaatagcgtttcatTGGATTTAATCCGAATATGTGGTGTAGTagagctggaattaaaacagccttTTTTATTACAATCATTACTTGAAATGTGGCAAAAATATATTGTTGTTTATATCGATCACGAAAATATCGCAgtaattatttctcagttgcaattcaatcttgcacgaatcactccgatgtcgaactgaagcgtagtggaaataCAGCAAcaaaatatcatcggagactcctCTTCCTTTCGATTAGCGGTATTTCTATGGGTGAAAACTCGAGTGatagtgaaatgaactttttcggaTCATGATTTCCCAACACTGGTGAGGAGATTTCAAAAATGGACAAAGTGATCATGACGAATAGCGGAGTGGTTGACGCAGCATGTAAACCGATGAAAGTGTGTTTGGTTGACGTTTTGTGCAACCTTTTTACCAAAAAGAAacttgtcgaaaaaaaaaaccaacataATTCGGAAGTTCACAATTAATTGTAGTCAACGATTCAATGTGAAACACTCGTAAAAACTTTTAATATAACTAATTACCAAAATCCGCTTCTGGGTGGTTCTGGGTTCAGATTCAGTTTTCATGCCCTGATTTCCTTCACACCACATTTACACATCCCTTCTGCTTGTCACCATTTTTAATCTAAAGTCTACACCAAAGGCTCTGTTACTGTACTAGGAGTAACCGGTGTTGATGTCGTTACCGCATCTTTGGTTGTCGTAGCATTATCCAGCACATTTCCTGTTGTTACATTTTGGCTTTGTCCGACGAAAGCTTTCTGCTTCGGTTGCACAATAGAAACACCGAAATCAGGCGTAGCCAGCTTCACCCGTCCCGAAAGATTGGTTTTCCTATCccgaaatgtttcaaaatcgaACGTATCCAGCTCAGCGCACTGTACTCTTGGGTTGGTTTCCTCATTATACTTACGCATAAGATAAATCGGTGAGCGGGTGATGGCATCCGAACTACGACATATGATGCTGGATAACCTGGTATTGTAGATCTGTCGCAGCTGGTCTGTGAAATTAGAATCATGAATAACTAACAATATGAAACGTATGCCGTTATATAATCAGTACCCCTTGTGAAACGCTGCAGTCCTTTTTTGCGTTCATACCAGAACGAGTCACCTTGCTTCAAACGTACGAACTGATCGCCCAGGAGACATGTAAGCAATGGTCCAACAACTCCTCCCTTAACAGGAGGTTCACTCAGTGCACCAGAATACACGTCGACATTATCAGGTTGATCGTAAATTTTGCGCATTTGTTTCAGAGAATCTGGATCGGCCGTATCGGCCATATTTGCCCAACTATCTACCGGTGGTAGACGACAGTGTTTCCTCCAATGGGGATACGACGGAAGTCCGTGATCCCGTCCTCGCTGAATGTTCAACGAAACTAAGTCCAAGCCGCAGGGGCGATCGTGTAGCAAATCCTGGGATTTCTCAAACAGGTGCTCGGTAAGTTCTGTGGTGAAATATTGATCATACTTGCCCAGAGGGGTACTGATAGCACCACCAATCGCGTCGTCCAGTCCCGTTCTACCATACAACGAATACGGATTGAAAAGCATCTTGTGAAGCTCTATTCCCGAAGATGACGACGTCGGATCCattgtttttttcatcaaacCCTATGGAATAGCATACCAACTAAAAGCTCAGGTATTACTGAATTCAACTTACCGGAAGTAACGTGTGAGCAAATCGGAAAGCCGCTGCAGCAAACACATTTGCTATTGACGGATCTACTGTCGAGTTGTAGGTATCGCGATCGCTCTCCGGATCGGGCATGATACCCATTTTTATACTATTATCTTCTCCAATAATCACTGGAACAAACTCATTGTAGGTTATATGTTGCATCTGGGCCGCTAATATACGTCGTGCTTCCTGGAACAGTTGTTCATCGTCCCAATCCGGATTGACCTTCTTCAATTCCTCAGTCAAACTGTTATGATGCCTTGCCCAAATCAAATGCATTGATGTCAAATGCAGGTTTTCGTTAGCCCGTGGATCACCAGCTTCAAAACAGTACTTCCCCAAAGCGTTCATTTCCTCTTCATTACACCCGTCGGCGACATCAGTTGATATTGGCAGTAGTTCCCGATTATCCGGTGTCCGCAACATGCGAAGTTTTCCATCTACCCCACTTCGAAGTTGCTTAACTTTGACATCATCTGAACCATACACCACCGAACCATCGATGAATGCCGTAGCTTGGTTCAGCTGTTCCCGTGGTCCGAAATGTCCCGTCGGAGCCGGAATCGAACGTACAAAGTTCATACAGGTCACATTATATTCGTGGTAGTACGGATCACCCGGACCAAGTGGAACCGGATAACATTCCGGGTGGCGTGGTTGGCTGGGATCGCAACACTCAATGGCTTTACCACCTACGCCTTGATTCAGTGCCGTTGACGTGATGTCGTGATCCAAAAATTGACCCCATACCGCTAGCATGACAGTAAAGTTTGGATCATTACGGTACGACGGACGATGAATTTCCAAGGAGATCTGACGGGCACTTGGAAGTTCCTTCCCGTCAACCGTAGCACGCGGACTAGCTACCCCGTCTGCGTAGTCCGGTGTTAACTGACGACGGAACGGGAGCATGGTGATTCCGTAAAGGAAGGGGAATTTCTTATTATTACAAGTACCATTGTTAGTTCGATACCGGGCATTGAAGTTACAGGTTTGAGTTGCATTGCTATGAGGTATCTTCGTGGACGGTCCCTTGCCAATACTCCACCGTCGATGTCTTTTCTGAACGTTAAACTTTTTGGCAATAGCCTTTGTAGCTTTGTTTTCTACGTATCCAACCTTTGACGCCAACCGTGCCGCTGTTGTAGTACTGATTGCACGTTGGTGTCGATACGTCGGTGAATTGATCGGCGGTGCCATCAAAGCTTCCTCTAGAAGTTCTTTATCGCCTAAGGCTTTCTCGCCCTCGGAAATTGCTTCGGCCATGTCCAGATCAGTCACATTCGGGGCGTCCCACATGGGGATGGGTTCGTCTATACAAACAAGACACCAATTCACTAGTTATAGCTTTACATATACAAATGTTACAATTACCGGTTATCGGGAAGCTAATGAGATTAAACAAATCCGGAAAATCTGCTGTTGTTTCATTTGTGCTGTTAGATGAGTCAGGTTTCAGATCCGTTATGATGATGTAACTGAGACTAATAGTAATTGCAATAACGAACGCTCCCCTATAAATTACAATTTcgtttcatttgatttgatgtACGCAGTATACCGATTAGACACTAGAACTTACAAGATGGAGGAACAAATCCAGCACTGAAAGTTTTTAACCTGGCGCTCACGTATCGTCTCTTGTCCTTTGACGTGATGTATGTATGATGAAGATTCTTCCGTGTCGAGCCGCACCGGTGGAGGAACCGATGTGAGCGGCGTCCTTTCATCGGTCATTTCTGTGGACATAGAAAAACTGTTGGTCAGTACACCGCACACGTCTGGATCAATGATCTGATTAAAACAAACTGCAGAAACCTTTGAAATTCCAAATCGTAAATCGCGCAATTTTTGTAGATATTGTTTAACTCTAGGATTTCAGAATAATGCATATATACAATCTTAATAGATAATAAGTTTAATTCATCCTGAAAACACTAAATAATTCGACTAAAAACAAAACCCCGTTTCAAAAACACAATGTGAAGCTGCCGAACGTCGAGCGGGAACTGAATAAGAAACCGCTAATGAACTGGTATGGAGTGTGGTTTTTCAACATAGGAGGTGACATTCGATACCAGCTACACGTCCTCATCACTAGACATTCCGCCGGTCTAATGTACCGAATACGGACCATTCATTCCGAATCATTCGGAAGTGAAATAATACTTGtatggttttttttctcttgttcCGTCTACGCATATCCTTTTTTCTACCAGGATAACCGCCTGACGGGGATGGATCGTTGGAGAAACAAATATAAACTAAATGTCACACTATCGGAAacatcaagctagaatatgcaTCGAACACCAATCACCCACCTGAATGGGAACTTGTATGGATTCCTCAACACAATGCGAGTTCGTTGCTTTTTGCTTATTAAGAAGGTTGATCTGCATGAACGAATGCGTTTCATTTAATTTTCTCTTCACATACGAAGGAATACTGATACGAAAATTGAGAAATAAAGTATCGACTTCGATTGGCTAAATGTATATCATCACAGAGCTCCCAGAAACCACGTGCCTCGAATTGTGCGTACACTGCAAACGGTTGATTAAAATGCGCCTCCATACAAACTGAGATCAAGACAGTCCAAGCAAACGGAAAGGCGCGTTCATGCAGTCATCGCattcaacaaaatataataCATAGTTGCATTCATGTCTGCAGGTAAAACTTGTATGGTAGAAACTGTTATACAATATCAGAGAAAGGGTAACCGGAATTTTCCTCCTCGCGTTCCATTGAGCGAGTATATATGGTAAATTTATTTATGACTGAATTCTGAATGTTCACACAGAGAAAAAGAACACATTAGATTcttatatagggtaacagaggtattttggcccaccttaggattgattttattttggccaactttataaaaatatccatcaaatattgtaatatctttaaaaacttcttccgcaataggtaatttaatgtgattagcttcaaattgatgcaaaatgatttacttaacatcgataaaatccgatgaaatcgataaagtttgttaggtgggccaaaatatatgaagtggccaaaatacctctgttaccctactgagTCTTTAAGTCAACTTCAAACATTTGTTGGCATCAAATAGAACTGTATTTGCAAACAATTTTGACTTAAATTCAACTGAATCAAATATACTGAGTCTTAGCTTCAAATTCCTGGAtgctgaaaaaaatatcttgttcttGAATCAAATTCTAAAGAATTTTGATTCTAATATATTGTCAATTAATCAAATATTGTTACCAGctgatttttaaataataacacttcaaagaataataaaaacgaacgcGTTTGAGGAAGTAATTAGTTTCGAAACAGTTGATGACTTTGAACTGTATATCTGTATATCGTTCGGATAGTGTAATACTGTAGTAGGTAAGGTATATTATGAGTTATGCATGTAAAGAGAACTTATATTTGTATATATTTTAGAAAACGGTCTCCTGTgcatttattgaaaattattgaacgaCAGGAGTTTCACTTATGCTTTTTGAAAACAACGGcgattttgaatttaaaaaaaagttttaataataatcaattcaataaatttcaactaaaaattagGTGTATTTTAATAAACCTATCATTGAATCAACACACAATCGCACGGAAGACTAGATTCTAGAAACAAAACTTATTTGTTTTGAATTGAATAACAATTGTAATTGATTCCAAGTGAATTCGTGATTTCGAATTCAAAGcataatatatttaaatttaaaattaattgtaTTTGTTTCTATGCGTGTAGAAAAAGGGAAAGGAAAATAGCCGCTGATTCAAAACAAAGTACCTTTGAATTCTAAGCGcgatatatttgaatttaaaatacattttttttgcgtGTTGGCATGGTATAGATAGTCGGATTTCGGAGATAGTCGGATTTCGGATATGTTTTCGTATTCGAGTAGGGTACGGGtgccgatttttttcaatttcaacgggtacgggtcgggttcggtttGAAAATATATGGTCgggtttctgtttttttctttgGGTTTCAGGATTTTTTTGGGTTCGCTTCGGGCacgggtaaagatttttatttcctTATCGAGTACGGGTTAGGGTCGGGTTTGGATCCCCAGcacagagttaccatattcacagatttttctgtagaaCTACAGATTTATTTTCTATTTAACTACACAGATTCAGTATCAGAGATCACATATTTTATCAAATTACACTGATTTCTACAGATTTCAATGAATATTCCATCAAAAAggcagattttaaaaatttttctcgcagattttcacaaattatgatTGAGAATATGCAACACATATAGTACACAGATttgaaatatagatttaaatataGTAACTCTGCCCCAGCAGCGGTTTACTCATATTtcctaaatagaaaaaaaatcggcaTCGTtggacagttttaaatttgacagaagaactattCGAATAAATAGAGCTAAAATGGTTGGCTGAGGaagcgtttgtttcagtttcagttctattatataTTA
This genomic window from Malaya genurostris strain Urasoe2022 chromosome 1, Malgen_1.1, whole genome shotgun sequence contains:
- the LOC131434736 gene encoding myeloperoxidase-like codes for the protein MTDERTPLTSVPPPVRLDTEESSSYIHHVKGQETIRERQVKNFQCWICSSILGAFVIAITISLSYIIITDLKPDSSNSTNETTADFPDLFNLISFPITDEPIPMWDAPNVTDLDMAEAISEGEKALGDKELLEEALMAPPINSPTYRHQRAISTTTAARLASKVGYVENKATKAIAKKFNVQKRHRRWSIGKGPSTKIPHSNATQTCNFNARYRTNNGTCNNKKFPFLYGITMLPFRRQLTPDYADGVASPRATVDGKELPSARQISLEIHRPSYRNDPNFTVMLAVWGQFLDHDITSTALNQGVGGKAIECCDPSQPRHPECYPVPLGPGDPYYHEYNVTCMNFVRSIPAPTGHFGPREQLNQATAFIDGSVVYGSDDVKVKQLRSGVDGKLRMLRTPDNRELLPISTDVADGCNEEEMNALGKYCFEAGDPRANENLHLTSMHLIWARHHNSLTEELKKVNPDWDDEQLFQEARRILAAQMQHITYNEFVPVIIGEDNSIKMGIMPDPESDRDTYNSTVDPSIANVFAAAAFRFAHTLLPGLMKKTMDPTSSSSGIELHKMLFNPYSLYGRTGLDDAIGGAISTPLGKYDQYFTTELTEHLFEKSQDLLHDRPCGLDLVSLNIQRGRDHGLPSYPHWRKHCRLPPVDSWANMADTADPDSLKQMRKIYDQPDNVDVYSGALSEPPVKGGVVGPLLTCLLGDQFVRLKQGDSFWYERKKGLQRFTRDQLRQIYNTRLSSIICRSSDAITRSPIYLMRKYNEETNPRVQCAELDTFDFETFRDRKTNLSGRVKLATPDFGVSIVQPKQKAFVGQSQNVTTGNVLDNATTTKDAVTTSTPVTPSTVTEPLV
- the LOC131434729 gene encoding uncharacterized protein LOC131434729, translating into MTVNEKTRLLPKEYQKSYVIPIPQEDLNNNTTTSLINEFNSYALTKDELAKYIDDPFWSRVRQICFSLYWLLCLVALAISCYISVSASSNKFCDAISNGSQTDDLTSSSSVMTISASMEIGCNTENANIMFPLLSQST